A window of Panicum virgatum strain AP13 chromosome 8K, P.virgatum_v5, whole genome shotgun sequence contains these coding sequences:
- the LOC120643850 gene encoding probable pectinesterase/pectinesterase inhibitor 44 gives MEATVISGNRCCADGFDTRGTALLSVQGKGFIARDLCIENTAGPRKELGQAVALLSESDQSVLYRCALRGYQDTLCASNLNQFYRECTITGTVDFIFGNATAVFQDCSILARRPIQGQENTITAQGRDGATSNGGFCFQACTVAGDEDFAAHGKGTVQTYLGRPWKPYSRVIFMQTTISDVLDPKGWLPWEGEVPHDTLYYAEYKNEGPGAATGGRVNWRGVHATIDASEASSFTVEKFINGNAWLPSTGVEYRPGL, from the exons ATGGAAGCAACAGTAATATCGGGCAATCGGTGCTGTGCAGATGGCTTCGACACACGAGGCACTGCACTGCTCT CCGTCCAAGGCAAGGGCTTCATTGCTCGTGACCTCTGCATCGAGAACACGGCGGGCCCGAGGAAAGAGCTGGGGCAGGCGGTGGCGCTCCTGTCGGAGTCGGATCAATCCGTGCTGTACCGCTGCGCCCTGCGTGGTTACCAGGACACGCTCTGCGCAAGTAATTTGAACCAATTCTACCGCGAGTGCACGATCACCGGCACGGTGGACTTCATCTTCGGCAACGCCACGGCCGTGTTCCAGGACTGCAGCATCCTAGCGCGGCGGCCAATCCAGGGGCAGGAGAACACCATCACGGCGCAGGGACGAGATGGTGCCACGAGCAACGGGGGCTTCTGCTTCCAGGCCTGCACCGTGGCGGGCGACGAGGATTTCGCTGCTCACGGCAAGGGAACCGTGCAGACGTACCTTGGTCGCCCGTGGAAGCCGTACTCGCGCGTGATCTTCATGCAGACCACCATCTCCGACGTCCTGGACCCCAAGGGATGGCTGCCGTGGGAGGGCGAGGTCCCCCATGACACCCTGTACTACGCGGAGTACAAGAACGAAGGCCCTGGTGCCGCGACCGGTGGCAGGGTGAACTGGCGCGGCGTCCACGCCACCATTGACGCGTCCGAGGCAAGCTCCTTCACCGTGGAGAAGTTTATCAACGGCAACGCTTGGCTGCCGAGTACTGGAGTGGAGTACAGGCCGGGGCTCTGA